In Lytechinus variegatus isolate NC3 chromosome 12, Lvar_3.0, whole genome shotgun sequence, a single window of DNA contains:
- the LOC121425553 gene encoding uncharacterized protein LOC121425553 produces the protein MPKVKAKKITTAGARKGDDTPKRRPGRPRGPRATSTPASVDLGLGGGNNGPGRSGELNPSQSQVVDVDEKSGRPRSKVGDKMAELDLDLVGREGQAPVGRSIAWHEIVAQESDTGSSGQAQPAVSVPARSAGVAEDLGLDLVEVGVERSEPQAPRLSAVLGAPEPFISACDPLGVEVAISLKEKIWASEYIDLGVLLKHNNARDEFGALSVGDTTLSLCQSGSGLGLQLQPQSKAKKIMSVEQWTSVFLVFASIYAEKHIERSRELMKYMDLIRHAARAFAGYGWRDYDTQFRSKQARLPGRSWASVDAELWLMLVASNG, from the coding sequence ATGCCAAAGGTTAAGGCCAAGAAAATAACGACCGCAGGTGCGAGGAAGGGAGATGACACACCGAAGAGGAGGCCGGGTCGGCCGAGAGGTCCACGGGCGACGTCAACCCCCGCAAGTGTGGATCTGGGGCTGGGAGGCGGCAACAACGGGCCAGGAAGGAGCGGTGAGTTAAATCCCTCTCAGTCTCAAGTtgtcgatgttgatgaaaaaagtggtaggcctaggtctaaagttggtgataaaatggcagagctagatctagatctagtgggGCGGGAAGGCCAGGCGCCCGTGGGCAGATCTATTGCTTGGCATGAGATAGTAGCTCAGGAGTCGGATACCGGTAGCTCGGGGCAGGCTCAGCCAGCAGTTTCAGTGCCGGCGCGGTCGGCAGGGGTAGccgaagatctaggcctagatctagtggaggtcggtgttgagagatctgagccccaggcgcctaggctttctgccgtgttgggggcaccggaaccatttattagcgcatgcgacccactaggtgtggaagtggctatctcactgaaggaaaaaatttgggcaagtgaatatatagatttgggagtgctccttaagcataataatgcacgtgatgagtttggggccttgagtgtaggtgacaccactttgagtttgtgtcaatcgggatctggtcttggtttgcaacttcaacctcaatcaaaggctaagaaaatcatgtcggtagagcagtggacttcggtgtttctagtatttgcctcaatttacgctgagaagcacattgaaaggagcagggagctcatgaaatatatggatttgataaggcatgcagcccgtgcgtttgcaggttatggctggcgtgactatgacactcagtttaggagcaagcaggcgcgtttacccgggcgatcctgggcgagcgtcgacgccgagttgtggttgatgctggtggcctctaatggt